CATAGTCTAATAATTTACTAAGCCACTGAGCAGGAATGTTAGAAAACCCATAATAAACGCCAGCCATACTACCAGTGATGGCTCCCACTGTATCGGTATCCCAGCCCAAGTTAACTGCTTTCAGCACAGCGTCCTTAAACGACGATGTGGTGAGAAAGCTCCAGAGAGCAGCTTCCAAGGATTCAACTACATAGCCCCCAGATTTTATTTCACTCTCAGGAAGATTGGGAAGTTCGCCGCTAATAATACGCTTGAAATGACGTAACTGCTTACCTATTTTGGGGTTTACAAAAAAAACGGTTTGAGATTTCAATCTCATAGTGTCATAGGCTTTTTGGGGACTACTCCCTCTTAACAATTCCTTCACGAACAGAGAATAAAGACTACACGCTAATTGACTACGCGGATGTCCGTGCGTTATCTTGGAAACTTCACATATCCTTTGAATCATAGTGTAATCGGATTCATGGGCAAAAAATAGGGTTGCTGGGAGAATTCGCATCAGGCTTCCATTTCCATTACTCTCAGCATCAGTGGGACCCGCTTTAAATGGAGCAACCCCATGGATTAATCTCTTCATGGCTATTGCTGTAGTACCGCCTATATCAAAGGACTCACCCAACGGGGTCATATAGCCATCACGATACCACTCCACAAATCGCCGAGCAATATCTGCAGGATTATAACCTACCTCGTACAGACTTTCAGCCAGACATAATGTAAGAGAACTATCGTCCGACCACGCACCCGGTTCAAGTCCGAAAGCACCTCCTCCCGTCATATCCGTGATTGGGTTTTTCCTTATTTCTGTTTTCGTCATGAACTGGACAGGTAATCCTAAAGCGTCACCGATAATAACCCCCATGACTCCACCATTTATTGCATCTTGTTTCAAAATTTTGAATCCCCTCCCTTTATTGTTCTGAGACATGTTTTGTTTACTTTCATTCTTTAGTCGAACCCTCTAACAACAGACTATTATTGATTCAGTATTATTCCATCAATTATATCCATCTTTAGGACTTTTCACTAAGCAGAGTTTACGATTTAGCAAACATTCCACTACACCTTTCGAGTCCGGACTTCGTTTTATTTGCATCCATTGAGTTCATCTCCTCTAAAAACTT
This sequence is a window from Desulfosporosinus sp. Sb-LF. Protein-coding genes within it:
- a CDS encoding ADP-ribosylglycohydrolase family protein, whose protein sequence is MKQDAINGGVMGVIIGDALGLPVQFMTKTEIRKNPITDMTGGGAFGLEPGAWSDDSSLTLCLAESLYEVGYNPADIARRFVEWYRDGYMTPLGESFDIGGTTAIAMKRLIHGVAPFKAGPTDAESNGNGSLMRILPATLFFAHESDYTMIQRICEVSKITHGHPRSQLACSLYSLFVKELLRGSSPQKAYDTMRLKSQTVFFVNPKIGKQLRHFKRIISGELPNLPESEIKSGGYVVESLEAALWSFLTTSSFKDAVLKAVNLGWDTDTVGAITGSMAGVYYGFSNIPAQWLSKLLDYEKVLSLTNRFAERVLQTK